Proteins from a genomic interval of Lemur catta isolate mLemCat1 chromosome 17, mLemCat1.pri, whole genome shotgun sequence:
- the SSTR4 gene encoding LOW QUALITY PROTEIN: somatostatin receptor type 4 (The sequence of the model RefSeq protein was modified relative to this genomic sequence to represent the inferred CDS: deleted 1 base in 1 codon), with translation MSAPATLPPGGEEGLETAWPPAANASRPPAEDALARGQGARGAAGMVTIQCIYALVCLLGLVGNALVIFVILRYAKMKTATNIYLLNLAIADELFMLSVPFVASSAALRHWPFGAVLCRAVLSVDGLNMFTSVFCLTVLSVDRYVAVVHPLRAATYRRPSVAKLINLGVWLASLLVTLPIAIFADTRPARGGQAVACNLHWPHPAWSAVFVVYTFLLGFLLPVLAIGLCYLLIVGKMRAVALRAGWQQRRRSEKKITRLVLMVVAVFVLCWMPFYVVQLLNLFVTSLDATVNHVSLILSYANSCANPILYGFLSDNFRRSFQRVLCLRCCLVDAAGGAEEEPLDYYATALKSRGGAGCMCPPLPCQQEPTHPEPHRKHMPLTKTTTF, from the exons ATGAGCGCCCCCGCAACGCTGCCCCCCGGGGGAGAGGAAGGGCTCGAGACGGCCTGGCCCCCTGCGGCCAACGCCAGCCGCCCTCCGGCAGAAGATGCGCTGGCG CGGGGACAGGGGGCTCGGGGGGCGGCGGGCATGGTCACCATCCAGTGCATCTACGCGCTGGTGTGCCTCCTGGGCCTGGTGGGCAACGCTCTGGTCATCTTCGTGATCCTTCGCTACGCCAAGATGAAGACGGCCACCAACATCTACCTGCTCAACCTGGCCATCGCGGACGAGCTGTTCATGCTGAGCGTGCCGTTCGTGGCCTCGTCGGCCGCCCTGCGCCACTGGCCCTTCGGGGCGGTGCTGTGCCGCGCGGTGCTCAGCGTCGACGGCCTCAACATGTTCACCAGCGTCTTCTGTCTCACCGTGCTCAGCGTGGACCGCTACGTGGCCGTGGTGCACCCTCTGCGCGCGGCCACCTACCGGCGGCCCAGCGTGGCCAAGCTAATCAACCTGGGCGTGTGGCTGGCGTCCTTGCTGGTCACCCTGCCCATCGCCATCTTCGCAGACACCAGGCCTGCTCGCGGGGGCCAGGCTGTGGCCTGCAACCTGCACTGGCCGCACCCGGCGTGGTCGGCGGTCTTCGTGGTCTATACTTTCCTGCTGGGCTTCCTGCTGCCGGTTCTGGCCATCGGCCTGTGCTACCTGCTCATCGTGGGCAAGATGCGGGCAGTGGCGCTGCGGGCTGGCTGGCAGCAGCGACGGCGCTCGGAGAAGAAGATCACTAGACTGGTGCTGATGGTCGTGGCCGTCTTTGTGCTCTGCTGGATGCCTTTCTATGTGGTGCAGCTGCTGAACCTCTTTGTGACCAGCCTTGATGCCACCGTCAACCACGTGTCCCTCATCCTCAGCTATGCCAACAGCTGCGCCAACCCCATTCTCTATGGCTTCCTCTCCGACAACTTCCGTCGTTCATTCCAGCGGGTTCTCTGTCTGCGCTGCTGCCTCGTAGATGCTGCTGGCGGTGCCGAGGAAGAGCCCCTGGACTACTACGCCACTGCTCTCAAGAGCAGAGGCGGGGCAGGATGCATGTGCCCCCCGCTCCCCTGCCAGCAGGAGCCCACGCACCCAGAACCCCACCGCAAGCACATGCCCCTCACCAAGACCACCACTTTCTGA